A region from the Sandaracinus amylolyticus genome encodes:
- a CDS encoding DUF1963 domain-containing protein — protein MTLEELLTRVERTRLRAHTEWFRRWHRPAIAITTTTEEIRLGASRFGGVPDLPVDVEWPRHDKGPYRFLAQIDLADLPSRRASFAEPWRDVLPSDGVLSLFVADDPTREMDPRGEIFWGDPRYAVALLSAAHVESSPRQPPPEVDFGAPAAIAFTPTIDIPRDEYQVRDWPFTTDEHETYDVLRATLHGRDYLFGYPQHCTLAYDPTPTGQIPLLSLGSDDERAWYWHDGDCLMLFLEPGRAHPGAISLGSDAG, from the coding sequence ATGACCCTGGAAGAGCTCTTGACGCGCGTCGAACGAACGCGCCTCCGAGCACACACGGAGTGGTTCCGACGCTGGCACCGGCCCGCCATCGCGATCACCACGACGACCGAGGAGATCCGATTGGGCGCGAGTCGTTTTGGAGGCGTTCCCGATCTTCCCGTCGACGTCGAATGGCCGCGACACGACAAGGGTCCCTATCGATTCCTCGCGCAGATCGATCTCGCCGACCTGCCGTCTCGCCGCGCATCGTTCGCCGAACCGTGGCGGGATGTCCTACCGAGCGACGGCGTGCTCTCGCTCTTCGTGGCTGACGACCCGACGCGTGAGATGGACCCTCGCGGTGAGATCTTCTGGGGTGATCCGCGATACGCGGTCGCGCTCCTCTCAGCAGCGCACGTCGAGAGCAGTCCGCGTCAACCGCCGCCCGAAGTCGACTTCGGTGCTCCCGCGGCGATCGCGTTCACTCCGACCATCGATATTCCTCGCGACGAATATCAGGTTCGAGACTGGCCTTTCACCACTGACGAGCACGAGACGTACGATGTCCTGCGCGCGACTCTCCATGGTCGCGACTATCTCTTCGGATATCCGCAACATTGCACGCTCGCGTACGACCCGACTCCGACAGGCCAGATTCCGCTGCTCTCGCTGGGATCCGATGACGAGCGCGCGTGGTACTGGCACGACGGTGACTGCTTGATGCTCTTTCTCGAGCCCGGGCGTGCACACCCGGGCGCGATCTCGCTCGGCTCGGATGCAGGGTGA
- a CDS encoding dickkopf-related protein, with product MHRFLSISIALVAIAGCNGTMSGTCSSSGECRAGESCVDGVCRVRGDGAVGDASDPRALASVRVEPATATITSIDDAPATQSFRLIATRNDGTEHDATATAYWSTGSMRLGAIASTGTFTASGVAGGVVTVNARLASGSDVLSANATLEIVVERSVFGEGVDPATTPGRFGAPVAGDPSAATIVYPLEGAVMPQNVAPPDVQWQPVGAAGDVFRVRLTKPHATIIAYLAHAGDAFRHAWLVDRDAWRAIAESDADDDVRIEIDRLESATSRVVAGAAPRSMRLARGSLFGRVYFWDLSAGRTESIDPVSAARAVVVPAPAPAPSGGRCIACHTVSRDGRWLWGVREGDNAGMQFDLTTPLGADPAPTRNSPVAAPITMGTYDPTGTMLIGSAGWSGPMVIVDASTGTSVGAAGLPGAGTSFPSWSPGEGDRIAFMGEVAVAPDSHPIDGDVYVMPRTSTAPLAFGAPTKIHEGSTLAGAPEGGTADSHPVWSPDAQVLVFQHGPRTFSFVPGTHDVPAGALYRIAPDGTNLVRLDTLNGGPTGASSYFPTFAPYVTDEREGARYYWVAFYSRRDYGNTIAGTQGRGLRQLWVAAIDATAPAGSDPSLVPYWLPGQSTGVHNIAAYWAPEPCRVTGSSCATSAECCSETCEEGPDGAPVCVPPPETECRRGGMTCGSDEDCCDGATCIGNVCIEPPV from the coding sequence ATGCATCGCTTCCTTTCGATCTCGATCGCGCTCGTCGCGATCGCAGGCTGCAACGGCACGATGAGCGGCACGTGCTCGAGCAGCGGCGAGTGTCGCGCCGGCGAGTCGTGCGTCGACGGTGTCTGTCGCGTCCGGGGTGACGGCGCCGTGGGCGACGCGAGTGATCCGCGCGCGCTCGCGTCGGTGCGCGTCGAGCCCGCTACCGCGACGATCACGTCGATCGACGACGCGCCCGCGACGCAGTCGTTCCGGCTGATCGCGACGCGCAACGACGGCACCGAGCACGACGCGACCGCGACGGCGTATTGGTCGACGGGCAGCATGCGGCTCGGCGCGATCGCCAGCACCGGCACCTTCACCGCGAGCGGCGTCGCGGGCGGCGTGGTCACGGTGAACGCGCGCCTCGCGAGCGGCAGCGACGTGCTGAGCGCGAACGCGACCCTCGAGATCGTCGTCGAGCGCAGCGTGTTCGGCGAGGGCGTCGATCCCGCGACCACGCCGGGCCGCTTCGGCGCGCCGGTCGCGGGCGATCCGAGCGCGGCGACGATCGTCTATCCGCTCGAGGGCGCGGTGATGCCCCAGAACGTCGCGCCGCCCGACGTGCAGTGGCAGCCGGTGGGCGCCGCGGGCGACGTGTTCCGGGTGCGCCTGACCAAGCCCCACGCGACGATCATCGCGTACCTCGCGCACGCCGGCGACGCGTTCCGCCATGCGTGGCTCGTCGATCGCGACGCGTGGCGCGCGATCGCGGAGAGCGATGCGGACGACGACGTGCGCATCGAGATCGATCGGCTCGAGAGCGCGACGTCGCGCGTGGTCGCGGGTGCCGCGCCGCGCTCGATGCGCCTCGCGCGCGGCAGCTTGTTCGGCCGCGTGTACTTCTGGGATCTCAGCGCGGGCCGCACCGAGTCCATCGACCCGGTGAGCGCGGCGCGCGCCGTCGTCGTGCCCGCGCCGGCGCCGGCGCCGAGCGGCGGCCGCTGCATCGCGTGCCACACGGTGTCGCGCGACGGGCGCTGGCTGTGGGGCGTGCGCGAGGGCGACAACGCCGGGATGCAGTTCGATCTCACGACGCCGCTCGGCGCAGACCCCGCGCCGACGCGCAACTCGCCGGTTGCGGCTCCGATCACGATGGGCACCTACGATCCGACGGGCACGATGCTGATCGGATCGGCGGGCTGGAGCGGCCCGATGGTGATCGTCGATGCCTCGACGGGCACGTCGGTCGGCGCGGCGGGTCTGCCGGGCGCGGGGACGAGCTTCCCGTCGTGGTCGCCCGGTGAAGGCGATCGCATCGCGTTCATGGGCGAGGTCGCGGTCGCGCCCGACTCGCACCCGATCGACGGCGACGTGTACGTGATGCCGCGCACCTCGACGGCGCCCCTCGCGTTCGGCGCGCCGACGAAGATCCACGAGGGCAGCACGCTCGCCGGCGCGCCCGAGGGAGGCACCGCGGACTCGCACCCGGTGTGGTCGCCCGACGCGCAGGTGCTCGTCTTCCAGCACGGGCCGCGCACGTTCAGCTTCGTGCCCGGCACGCACGACGTGCCCGCGGGCGCGCTCTATCGCATCGCGCCCGACGGCACGAACCTCGTGCGCCTCGACACGCTGAACGGCGGACCGACGGGCGCGAGCTCGTACTTCCCGACGTTCGCGCCGTACGTCACCGACGAGCGTGAGGGCGCGCGCTACTACTGGGTCGCGTTCTACTCGCGTCGCGACTACGGCAACACGATCGCGGGCACGCAGGGGCGCGGTCTGCGCCAGCTCTGGGTCGCGGCGATCGACGCGACCGCGCCCGCCGGCAGCGATCCGTCGTTGGTGCCGTACTGGCTGCCCGGGCAGAGCACGGGCGTGCACAACATCGCGGCGTACTGGGCGCCGGAGCCGTGCCGCGTGACCGGGAGCTCGTGCGCGACGAGCGCGGAGTGCTGCTCCGAGACGTGCGAAGAGGGCCCCGACGGCGCGCCCGTGTGCGTGCCGCCGCCGGAGACGGAGTGCCGTCGCGGCGGGATGACGTGCGGCAGCGACGAAGACTGCTGCGACGGCGCGACGTGCATCGGCAACGTGTGCATCGAGCCGCCGGTCTGA
- a CDS encoding VOC family protein, whose amino-acid sequence MTAKKQKIYTHLWYAKDAEGAARHYASIFPDSRVDRVTPLPAESPSGPPGSVSIVDFTLFGERFQAMTAGPHHDFNDAISLVVECDSQAELDRYWNALLEGGGRPQACGWLTDRYGVRWQIVPAVLDQLMRDDDPARAKRVADAMLKMVKLDIATLERAYRAE is encoded by the coding sequence ATGACCGCGAAGAAGCAGAAGATCTACACGCACCTCTGGTACGCGAAGGACGCGGAGGGAGCCGCGCGGCACTATGCCTCGATCTTCCCCGATTCCCGCGTCGATCGCGTCACGCCGCTGCCGGCGGAGTCGCCGAGCGGGCCTCCGGGCTCGGTCAGCATCGTCGACTTCACGCTGTTCGGGGAGCGCTTCCAGGCGATGACCGCCGGACCGCACCACGACTTCAACGACGCGATCTCGCTCGTCGTCGAGTGCGACAGCCAGGCCGAGCTCGATCGCTACTGGAACGCGCTGCTCGAGGGCGGCGGCCGGCCGCAGGCGTGCGGCTGGCTCACCGATCGCTACGGGGTCCGCTGGCAGATCGTGCCGGCCGTGCTCGACCAGCTGATGCGCGACGACGACCCGGCGCGCGCGAAGCGCGTCGCCGACGCGATGCTGAAGATGGTGAAGCTCGACATCGCGACGCTCGAGCGCGCCTACCGCGCGGAGTGA